Proteins from a single region of Sphingopyxis sp. BSN-002:
- a CDS encoding heme exporter protein CcmB: protein MTALIALFWRDLRRAWGSGALWLPVLFFLLVATAFPFAVGPDAPLLRRAGGGMVWVAALLAALLPIDRLVKPDKDAGVLDQLAVRGFADEVIAAVKIGAHAIGFGLPLLIALLPASALLAQDGGRVELLATGIAIAIPALASLAVLSAALTANHKGGSAIGGLLILPLAVPMLIFGAGMLDPSGRGALKLLAASSLLLTVIGPFAAGAALRGLRE from the coding sequence ATGACCGCGCTGATCGCCCTGTTCTGGCGCGACCTTCGCCGCGCATGGGGCAGCGGGGCACTGTGGCTGCCGGTGCTCTTCTTCCTGCTCGTCGCGACCGCCTTTCCCTTCGCGGTCGGACCCGATGCGCCGCTGCTGCGCCGTGCCGGCGGCGGGATGGTCTGGGTCGCGGCGCTGCTCGCGGCCCTGCTGCCGATCGACCGGCTGGTGAAGCCCGACAAGGATGCAGGGGTGCTCGACCAGCTCGCGGTGCGCGGTTTTGCCGACGAAGTGATCGCGGCTGTGAAGATCGGCGCACATGCCATTGGATTCGGGCTGCCTCTGCTGATCGCCCTCTTGCCCGCGTCGGCGTTGCTCGCGCAGGACGGCGGGCGCGTCGAGCTGCTGGCGACGGGCATCGCCATCGCGATTCCGGCGCTGGCCTCGCTCGCCGTGCTGAGCGCCGCGCTGACCGCGAACCACAAGGGCGGCAGCGCAATCGGGGGACTGCTGATCCTGCCGCTCGCGGTGCCGATGCTGATCTTCGGCGCCGGGATGCTCGATCCATCGGGGCGCGGTGCATTGAAGCTGCTGGCGGCGTCGAGCCTGCTTCTCACCGTAATCGGGCCGTTCGCCGCGGGCGCGGCGCTCCGCGGCCTGCGCGAATGA
- a CDS encoding DUF2218 domain-containing protein, with the protein MVSVVANVPTAHASKYLQQLCKHWQHNLAVEFTPEHGTVTFPRDARGASWAGDALVTFDAGAGALSVRIDASSDEHVEAMKGVVARHLDRFAFREASLGFDWAVA; encoded by the coding sequence ATGGTTAGTGTCGTCGCCAACGTCCCCACCGCGCACGCGAGCAAATATCTGCAGCAGCTGTGCAAGCACTGGCAGCACAATCTCGCCGTCGAATTCACCCCGGAACATGGCACCGTGACCTTCCCCAGGGATGCGCGCGGCGCGAGTTGGGCGGGCGACGCGCTGGTCACCTTCGATGCGGGAGCCGGCGCACTGTCGGTGCGCATCGACGCGAGCAGCGACGAGCATGTCGAGGCGATGAAGGGCGTCGTCGCCCGTCACCTCGATCGCTTCGCGTTTCGCGAGGCCTCGCTGGGGTTTGACTGGGCGGTGGCCTGA
- a CDS encoding DUF2975 domain-containing protein gives MPTDHSTLLRATRGLLWLMLALVAAAFLFVIASGGALVAMWPDIAVEAKNSKVFIDADAMRPQLFALLGILAAILAVAVYVLRQLQALVKSATNDPFIPANAARLRGIGWALVVTQMLAFPLGWVASRIAVSTSEFANMGGLDLEGILAILLAFVLAAVFERGAAMRDELEGTV, from the coding sequence ATGCCTACCGATCATTCGACTCTGCTGCGCGCGACCCGCGGCCTGCTCTGGCTGATGCTGGCGCTGGTCGCAGCGGCGTTTCTGTTCGTCATCGCCTCGGGCGGCGCGCTGGTCGCCATGTGGCCCGACATTGCGGTGGAGGCAAAGAACAGCAAGGTGTTCATCGATGCCGACGCCATGCGTCCGCAGCTGTTTGCGCTGCTCGGCATCCTTGCCGCGATCCTTGCGGTCGCCGTCTATGTGCTGCGCCAGTTGCAGGCGCTGGTCAAAAGCGCGACCAACGATCCCTTCATCCCCGCAAACGCCGCGCGCCTGCGCGGGATCGGCTGGGCATTGGTCGTGACGCAGATGCTGGCCTTTCCGCTGGGGTGGGTCGCGAGCCGTATCGCGGTGTCGACGAGCGAGTTCGCCAATATGGGCGGGCTCGATCTGGAGGGCATCCTCGCGATCCTGCTCGCCTTCGTCCTTGCCGCCGTGTTCGAACGCGGCGCGGCGATGCGCGACGAGCTGGAAGGGACCGTCTGA
- a CDS encoding metallopeptidase family protein has protein sequence MTDKTALTALPAGWTGGAPDAEALFAMAEAALAQLPDVFKPHIQDVVIEIEEFADDETLKSLDIEHPYDLTGLYEGRPLTERSIDQSGGMPDRVTLYRIPILVEWIEGGERLDWLVRHVLIHEIGHHFGFSDDDMHALEDMA, from the coding sequence ATGACCGACAAGACCGCCCTGACCGCACTGCCCGCCGGATGGACCGGCGGCGCCCCGGACGCCGAGGCGCTGTTCGCGATGGCCGAAGCCGCGCTCGCGCAATTGCCCGATGTGTTCAAGCCGCATATTCAGGACGTCGTGATCGAGATCGAGGAATTCGCCGACGACGAGACGCTGAAATCGCTCGACATCGAGCATCCCTATGATCTGACAGGGCTCTATGAGGGCCGCCCCCTGACCGAGCGCAGCATCGACCAGAGCGGCGGCATGCCCGACCGCGTGACGCTGTATCGCATCCCGATCCTGGTCGAATGGATCGAAGGGGGCGAGCGGCTCGACTGGCTGGTACGCCATGTCCTGATCCACGAGATCGGCCATCATTTCGGTTTCAGCGACGACGACATGCACGCTCTGGAAGATATGGCGTGA
- the rplK gene encoding 50S ribosomal protein L11: protein MAKKISGYIKLQVPAGTANPSPPLGPALGQRGVNIMEFCKAFNAATDGMEKGTPTPTIITVFADKSFSFITKTPPATYLIKKAANLKSGSKEPGKISGGKIARSKLTEIAEIKMKDLNANDLEQATKIIEGSARSMGLEVTEG, encoded by the coding sequence ATGGCCAAGAAAATCAGCGGCTACATCAAGCTGCAGGTGCCCGCCGGCACCGCCAACCCCTCGCCGCCGCTCGGGCCGGCACTGGGTCAGCGCGGCGTCAACATCATGGAATTCTGCAAGGCGTTCAACGCCGCGACCGACGGCATGGAAAAGGGCACGCCGACCCCGACCATCATCACCGTCTTTGCCGACAAGAGCTTCTCGTTCATCACGAAGACGCCCCCGGCGACCTATCTGATCAAGAAGGCCGCGAACCTGAAGTCGGGTTCGAAGGAGCCCGGCAAGATCAGCGGTGGCAAGATCGCCCGCTCGAAGCTGACCGAAATCGCCGAGATCAAGATGAAGGATCTCAACGCGAACGATCTGGAACAGGCAACGAAGATCATCGAGGGCAGCGCGCGCTCGATGGGCCTCGAAGTGACGGAGGGCTGA
- a CDS encoding VOC family protein: protein MTRQSLAHIALVVRDYDEAIDFYVGALGFTLVADDYQPAQDKRWVLVAPPGSPEGGATILLARAANEEQAAFIGNQSGGRVFLFLQTDDFARDYQNLLDKGVRIEREPLQADYGTVAVFLDLYGNKWDLIEFRRPE from the coding sequence ATGACGCGCCAGTCGCTCGCGCACATCGCGCTCGTCGTGCGCGACTATGACGAGGCGATCGATTTCTATGTCGGCGCCCTCGGCTTCACGCTGGTCGCCGACGACTATCAGCCGGCGCAGGACAAGCGCTGGGTTCTCGTCGCCCCGCCGGGCAGTCCCGAAGGCGGTGCAACGATCCTGCTCGCACGCGCCGCAAACGAGGAGCAGGCGGCTTTCATCGGCAACCAGTCGGGCGGCCGCGTCTTCCTGTTCCTGCAGACCGACGATTTCGCCCGCGACTATCAGAACCTGCTGGACAAGGGCGTGCGGATCGAGCGCGAACCGCTGCAGGCCGACTATGGGACCGTCGCGGTCTTCCTCGACCTCTATGGCAACAAATGGGACCTGATCGAGTTTCGCCGGCCGGAATGA
- a CDS encoding Imm8 family immunity protein: MEAELRSLATQHGEFLTDIRPVGDLFCITVCAEIGTKGGVGADLFDFDVCSPGWLDSELDRHSVLPGGKRLFMRKFDPDAVELYVRKRLRHATGTKWHEIASKIGEWARWEFAD, from the coding sequence ATGGAAGCAGAACTTAGATCGCTTGCTACGCAACATGGGGAGTTCCTGACCGACATCCGGCCTGTCGGAGATTTGTTCTGTATCACCGTCTGCGCTGAAATTGGCACTAAGGGCGGCGTCGGAGCGGATCTGTTCGATTTTGATGTTTGCTCGCCAGGCTGGCTCGATTCCGAACTCGATCGACACTCAGTGCTGCCCGGTGGCAAAAGGCTATTCATGCGTAAGTTCGATCCCGATGCGGTGGAACTATATGTTCGCAAGCGCCTTCGGCACGCCACCGGTACCAAATGGCATGAAATCGCGAGTAAAATTGGTGAATGGGCGCGATGGGAGTTTGCGGACTAA
- a CDS encoding amino acid permease, whose translation MSDSLLRRKSIVPEQQEGHGLARTLSWPHLIALGVGAIVGTGILTLIGVGADKAGPAVIVSFAVAGLICACAALAYAEMATMIPASGSAYTYSYVVIGELIAWIVGWSLILEYSLVVSAVAVGWSGYAAPLLHAWASVPMSLMQGPELGGIVNLPAIAIIAIVAGMLLYGTRESATVNAILVIVKIIALAVFVAVALPAFDAANLEPFSPFGFTKHVGPDGVERGIMAAAAIIFFAFYGFDAIATAAEEAKNPDRDLKIGIVGSMFACVAIYILVAVAAVGAISYSKFANSPEPLALILRELGQPGAAKYLALSAVIALPTVILAFFFGQSRIFFTMARDGLLPKSLAKLSSRGTPVRITIFTAIVVAILAGFIPLDELAALANAGTLAAFTAVSVCMLIMRRRAPDAPRTFRTPMPWVVGGIAVLGCIYLFLSLPAKTQLWFGIWNVAGLAVYFLYARNKAVAAGA comes from the coding sequence ATGTCCGACAGCCTGCTGCGCCGCAAATCCATTGTTCCGGAGCAACAGGAAGGGCACGGGCTCGCCCGGACGCTGAGCTGGCCGCATCTGATCGCGCTTGGTGTCGGGGCGATCGTCGGGACCGGCATCCTCACGCTCATCGGCGTCGGTGCCGACAAGGCAGGGCCTGCGGTCATCGTCTCTTTCGCTGTCGCCGGTCTGATCTGCGCGTGCGCGGCGCTCGCCTATGCCGAGATGGCGACGATGATCCCCGCCTCGGGCAGCGCCTATACCTACAGCTACGTCGTGATCGGCGAACTGATCGCGTGGATCGTCGGCTGGAGCCTGATCCTCGAATATTCGCTCGTGGTCAGCGCGGTCGCGGTCGGCTGGTCGGGCTATGCGGCGCCGCTGCTGCACGCATGGGCGAGTGTGCCGATGAGCCTGATGCAAGGGCCGGAACTCGGCGGTATCGTCAATCTGCCGGCCATCGCGATCATCGCGATCGTGGCCGGAATGCTGCTCTACGGCACGCGCGAAAGCGCGACGGTCAACGCAATCCTCGTGATCGTGAAGATCATCGCGCTGGCGGTGTTCGTCGCTGTCGCGCTGCCGGCGTTCGACGCGGCGAACCTCGAACCTTTCAGCCCCTTCGGCTTTACCAAGCATGTCGGCCCCGATGGCGTCGAGCGCGGGATCATGGCGGCGGCGGCGATCATCTTCTTTGCCTTCTACGGCTTTGACGCGATCGCGACCGCCGCCGAGGAGGCGAAGAATCCCGACCGCGATCTCAAGATCGGGATCGTCGGATCGATGTTCGCGTGCGTCGCCATCTATATTCTCGTTGCGGTCGCGGCGGTCGGCGCGATTTCATACAGCAAATTCGCGAACAGCCCCGAGCCGCTGGCGCTGATCCTGCGCGAGCTGGGCCAGCCGGGCGCCGCGAAATATCTCGCACTTTCGGCGGTGATCGCGCTGCCGACGGTGATCCTGGCCTTCTTCTTCGGGCAGAGCCGCATCTTCTTCACCATGGCGCGCGACGGGCTGCTCCCCAAGAGCCTCGCCAAGCTGTCGTCGCGTGGCACCCCGGTCCGTATCACCATCTTCACCGCGATCGTCGTCGCGATACTCGCGGGCTTCATTCCGCTCGACGAGTTGGCGGCGCTGGCGAATGCGGGCACGCTCGCGGCCTTCACGGCGGTGTCGGTGTGCATGCTCATCATGCGTCGCCGTGCGCCCGATGCGCCGCGCACGTTCCGCACGCCGATGCCGTGGGTGGTCGGCGGCATTGCGGTGCTCGGGTGCATCTATCTGTTCCTCAGCCTGCCGGCGAAGACACAGCTGTGGTTCGGGATCTGGAATGTTGCGGGGCTTGCGGTCTATTTCCTCTACGCCCGTAACAAGGCGGTTGCGGCGGGCGCGTAA
- the ccmA gene encoding heme ABC exporter ATP-binding protein CcmA, which produces MTGLLRLDSVACIRGDRLLFERLSLTLNRGDALWLRGPNGAGKSSLIRLAAGLLRPAAGTVERRERVALIDEAAALDAEVPLRRALDFWARVDTVDGHAVDRAMDEMALGSLAEVPVSMLSTGQRKRAAMVRVIASGAPIWLLDEPANGMDDAAQARLVAGIAKHRANGGAVLLASHFALGIPDLAELDMGALA; this is translated from the coding sequence GTGACCGGGCTGCTGCGGCTCGACAGCGTGGCGTGCATCCGCGGCGACCGCCTGCTGTTCGAGCGGCTGTCGCTGACCCTGAACCGCGGCGATGCGCTGTGGCTGCGCGGGCCGAACGGCGCGGGCAAGTCGAGCCTGATCCGCCTCGCCGCGGGGCTTCTGCGACCCGCCGCAGGGACGGTCGAACGCCGCGAGCGCGTCGCGCTGATCGACGAGGCCGCCGCGCTCGACGCCGAAGTGCCGCTGCGCCGTGCCCTCGATTTCTGGGCGCGCGTCGATACGGTCGACGGGCACGCGGTCGACCGCGCGATGGACGAGATGGCGCTGGGCAGCCTCGCCGAAGTGCCCGTCTCGATGCTCTCGACCGGCCAGCGCAAGCGCGCCGCGATGGTGCGCGTGATCGCGAGCGGCGCGCCGATCTGGCTGCTCGACGAGCCCGCGAACGGCATGGACGATGCAGCACAGGCGCGGCTGGTCGCGGGAATCGCGAAGCACCGCGCGAACGGCGGCGCAGTGCTGCTGGCATCGCATTTCGCGCTCGGGATTCCCGATCTGGCCGAGCTCGATATGGGGGCGCTGGCATGA
- a CDS encoding YoaK family protein — MIRFDRSRQLLAVGVAILAGFVDAIGFVESGGFFVSFMTGNSTRFAVGAAEWQAAALIAGGIITLFLTGVVTGSLLAARAGAARAPAVLSGTTLLLAAAAALRFEVGQWPAIACLAFAMGLVNAALEGKDGTVVGVTYMTGTLVQMGQKIANRLRGEGDGHWFHHFGLWLSLVGGAIVGARTILSSVPAAYGLALLLAAALMLRAWWLPRRTA; from the coding sequence ATGATCCGCTTCGACCGGTCCCGTCAGTTGCTTGCCGTCGGGGTGGCGATCCTCGCCGGTTTTGTCGACGCGATCGGCTTTGTCGAATCGGGCGGCTTCTTCGTCTCGTTCATGACGGGAAATTCGACACGGTTCGCGGTCGGCGCCGCAGAATGGCAGGCGGCGGCGCTGATTGCCGGCGGCATCATCACGCTGTTCCTGACCGGTGTCGTGACCGGCTCACTCCTCGCCGCACGGGCGGGGGCGGCGCGGGCACCCGCCGTGCTTTCAGGCACCACATTGTTGCTTGCCGCCGCTGCGGCATTGCGGTTCGAGGTTGGCCAGTGGCCGGCAATCGCTTGCCTTGCCTTTGCGATGGGGCTGGTAAATGCGGCGCTGGAGGGGAAGGATGGCACCGTCGTCGGCGTCACCTATATGACCGGGACGCTCGTGCAGATGGGGCAAAAAATCGCCAACAGGCTGCGCGGCGAGGGTGACGGGCACTGGTTCCACCATTTCGGACTTTGGCTTTCGCTGGTCGGCGGTGCGATCGTCGGAGCGCGGACGATCCTTTCGTCGGTGCCGGCGGCATACGGCCTTGCGCTCCTGCTGGCTGCGGCGCTGATGCTTCGCGCATGGTGGCTGCCCCGCCGGACCGCATAA
- a CDS encoding PadR family transcriptional regulator has protein sequence MREAMRHGGFGHGRGFGRGFGGRHGRDDDGHGRRRRMFDSGELRLVLLKLIADEPRHGYDLIRQIEELTGGAYAPSPGVIYPTLTLLGDMGLIEAADSDGAKKLFAITAAGQTELDANKDAIDALIARLTEVGEELQRTDSASVRRAMGNLKAVLMNRLGDRDLDEATLHKVVALIDEAAQKIERL, from the coding sequence ATGCGCGAAGCGATGCGCCACGGTGGCTTCGGTCACGGACGCGGTTTCGGGCGCGGCTTCGGTGGGCGCCACGGACGTGACGACGACGGACACGGCCGCCGCCGGCGGATGTTCGACAGCGGCGAGCTGCGGCTCGTGCTGCTCAAGCTGATCGCCGACGAGCCGCGCCACGGCTACGACCTGATCCGCCAGATCGAAGAGCTGACCGGCGGCGCCTATGCGCCGAGCCCGGGCGTGATCTACCCCACCCTCACCCTGCTGGGCGACATGGGGCTGATCGAAGCGGCCGACAGCGACGGCGCGAAGAAGCTCTTCGCGATCACCGCAGCTGGCCAGACCGAACTCGACGCGAACAAGGACGCTATCGATGCGTTGATTGCGCGCCTGACCGAAGTCGGCGAGGAGCTCCAGCGCACCGACAGCGCGTCGGTCCGCCGCGCGATGGGCAATCTCAAGGCCGTGCTGATGAACCGGCTCGGCGACCGCGACCTCGACGAGGCGACGCTGCACAAGGTCGTCGCGCTGATCGACGAGGCGGCGCAGAAGATCGAGCGGCTGTGA
- a CDS encoding acyl-CoA thioesterase II — protein sequence MSLTPDEIQARIDRAREIQAAFSPEKVVAAVTRLFDLERVPGLEDEFTFPAFNKPTRQRIFGGQVIAQALVAAARTVDPDKSAHSLHAYFLRGGDEAKPLHFRVHRDFDGRSFANRRVVVRQDGKVIFNLTASFHAPEQGVTHQVSMPDLLPPEQCAEFVENMAADPNVSDAQLDRMARLRPFEIRSFRPPSTEKASAHYQWYRLAAPIGDDPLLHRAFLAYASDMGLLSSSLLPHGFTWSTPGLFSTSLDHAMWFHDDIRVDDWFVYVMDSDWTGGSRGINRGLVYRRDGTLIASAMQEGLLRVAPPPDA from the coding sequence ATGAGCCTGACTCCCGACGAGATTCAGGCCCGCATTGATCGCGCGCGCGAGATTCAGGCCGCCTTTTCGCCTGAAAAGGTCGTCGCGGCGGTGACGCGGCTGTTCGATCTGGAACGCGTTCCTGGCCTTGAGGACGAATTTACCTTTCCGGCGTTCAACAAGCCCACGCGGCAGCGCATCTTTGGCGGGCAGGTGATCGCGCAGGCGCTGGTCGCCGCGGCGCGAACCGTTGACCCCGACAAGTCGGCGCATTCGCTGCATGCCTATTTTCTGCGCGGTGGCGACGAAGCGAAGCCGCTGCATTTCCGCGTGCACCGCGACTTCGACGGGCGCAGCTTTGCCAACCGCCGCGTCGTCGTGCGACAGGACGGCAAGGTGATCTTCAACCTGACCGCGTCCTTCCACGCACCCGAGCAAGGCGTGACCCATCAGGTATCGATGCCCGACCTGTTGCCGCCCGAGCAATGTGCCGAATTCGTCGAGAATATGGCGGCCGACCCTAATGTCAGCGACGCGCAGCTCGATCGCATGGCTCGCCTGCGGCCATTCGAAATCCGCAGCTTCCGGCCACCGTCGACCGAAAAGGCGAGCGCGCATTATCAATGGTATCGGCTCGCTGCGCCGATCGGCGACGATCCGCTGCTGCATCGTGCCTTTCTGGCCTATGCGTCCGATATGGGGTTGCTCTCCTCTTCGCTGCTTCCCCACGGTTTCACCTGGTCGACCCCGGGCCTGTTCTCTACAAGCCTCGATCACGCGATGTGGTTTCACGACGATATTCGGGTCGACGACTGGTTCGTCTATGTGATGGACAGCGACTGGACGGGCGGCAGCCGCGGGATCAACCGCGGCCTTGTCTATCGTCGCGATGGAACGCTGATCGCATCGGCGATGCAGGAAGGGCTGCTGCGCGTCGCGCCGCCGCCTGACGCATAA
- a CDS encoding helix-turn-helix transcriptional regulator, whose amino-acid sequence MAIVVKLDDLLHAKRMTLTDLSDRIGITLANLSILKTGKAKAMRFSTLEAICTELDCQPGDLLAFEADS is encoded by the coding sequence ATGGCGATCGTCGTGAAACTCGATGACCTGCTTCACGCGAAGCGGATGACGCTGACCGACCTGTCCGACCGCATCGGCATCACCCTCGCCAACCTGTCGATCCTCAAGACCGGCAAGGCCAAGGCGATGCGCTTTTCGACGCTCGAGGCGATCTGCACCGAACTCGATTGCCAGCCCGGCGACTTGCTGGCGTTCGAAGCCGACAGCTGA
- a CDS encoding 4a-hydroxytetrahydrobiopterin dehydratase, whose protein sequence is MVQKLDDAQRAALFARFPDWTHEPTRDGITRQFKFDDFAQAFGFMASVAIIAEKMDHHPEWSNVYNKVDILLTTHDADGLSGRDVALAEAIEALL, encoded by the coding sequence ATGGTCCAGAAACTCGACGATGCGCAGCGCGCCGCGCTGTTCGCACGCTTTCCCGACTGGACGCACGAGCCGACCCGCGACGGCATCACGCGGCAGTTCAAGTTCGACGATTTCGCACAGGCCTTTGGCTTCATGGCGAGCGTCGCGATCATTGCAGAGAAGATGGATCATCATCCCGAATGGTCGAACGTCTATAACAAGGTCGACATATTGCTGACGACGCATGATGCCGATGGCCTGTCCGGGCGCGACGTCGCGCTGGCAGAGGCGATCGAGGCTTTGCTCTGA
- the rplA gene encoding 50S ribosomal protein L1 — MAKLTKKQKALEGKVDALKLHAVDEAIKTVRELASAKFDETLEIAMNLGVDPRHADQMVRGVVTLPAGTGKDVKVAVFARGDNADKALAAGADKVGAEDLMEDMLAGNLDYGRVIATPDMMGIVGRLGKTLGPKGLMPNPKLGTVTPNVAEAVKAAKGGQIEFRVEKVGIIHAGIGKLSFGEEKLRQNFDAFVDAIVKAKPAGAKGKYVRKIALSSSMGPGVKVDTADVTGA; from the coding sequence ATGGCCAAGCTGACCAAGAAGCAGAAAGCCCTTGAGGGCAAGGTCGACGCGCTGAAGCTTCACGCCGTCGACGAAGCGATCAAGACCGTTCGCGAACTGGCCTCGGCCAAGTTCGACGAAACGCTCGAAATCGCGATGAACCTCGGCGTCGATCCGCGCCACGCCGACCAGATGGTCCGCGGCGTCGTCACGCTGCCCGCCGGTACCGGCAAGGACGTCAAGGTTGCCGTGTTCGCGCGCGGCGACAACGCCGACAAGGCGCTGGCCGCCGGCGCCGACAAGGTCGGTGCCGAAGACCTGATGGAAGACATGCTCGCGGGCAACCTCGACTATGGCCGCGTCATCGCGACGCCGGACATGATGGGCATCGTCGGCCGCCTCGGCAAGACGCTGGGTCCGAAGGGCCTGATGCCGAACCCGAAGCTGGGCACCGTGACCCCGAACGTCGCCGAAGCCGTGAAGGCCGCCAAGGGCGGTCAGATCGAATTCCGCGTCGAAAAGGTCGGGATCATCCACGCCGGCATCGGCAAGCTGTCGTTCGGCGAGGAAAAGCTCCGCCAGAACTTCGACGCCTTCGTCGATGCGATCGTCAAGGCCAAGCCGGCAGGCGCGAAGGGCAAATATGTCCGCAAGATCGCGCTGTCGTCGTCGATGGGCCCGGGCGTAAAGGTCGACACGGCCGACGTCACCGGCGCCTGA